In Candidatus Krumholzibacteriia bacterium, the following are encoded in one genomic region:
- a CDS encoding tetratricopeptide repeat protein: protein MKRPHVLVPGTARILVGVFVAILAMGSPVPAQDAGADADRDWRFIEKLEEDGMADLAVRQLEEFAGDHPDDPRASFALLRAAEGRRELGQTVAANELFERLLREYPSSEAAPSAALQRADLLTAAQRFDEAAEAYRSLLSAYPAADEVEAARLGLAEALMATGDDAEARRLLGRLIGGRAADDVGSRALFDLALLDQRAGADSLAIERFDAIHERYPGRPIAAFGLLRAAGLLEEREADSAARTRYERLLDGFGEPVVRARAHLGLAALVEDDDPTRAMQHYRAVAEEGGGAADVQTALLGLARSALAAGEPETVREATTAFVEKYPDAPGADRARLLRLRSDRAEGREGAVDALLALGREARGEVAVDALALAADLLEERGDVEGALQAWRQAEIVAPDPATRSRALLARARLSVARGRPSLAADLALAAHATAEQSDTRAEALLRAVEARMAADRDQEAIDLAHQLVTEHPITPWASRARVHLRVLVRRVQADPTGAALELVDLASTVPEDPVDRAIDIATVLRDRLDRSDVAVTTLEAALDDARTPRQRARLEIQIAAAHRQRALELGVDGRGDEARRALDAARAALTEAAARTAAEEQARRARLQLVALDLASGARPDAPWLFDPDSMPLLGAVGEAERVDLGSADFDPARRRLTAALEGAQGADRAWIAWRLAELSTDPVADRVARLREELDGQVPQGLEPALRAALGYLLLEAGETTAAAREFSRVIDRAPNGALAMSVRYGLAEAQRAEKRYAQAGELYAEFATAHPRTQKGQRALLLAGDCALYAGRSDEAVARYRHLLERYPGSVYEDDALYRLGTALQRAGRTEAAREPLLTLVESDTGYRGRALARLGALERDRGDLDAAAEAYVRLVESDPERAAGEGAWRALASVELERGNPDEALRRLDEAADRLEPDAVSLTLRVEAAAAAGRLEAAASALQSLSRGFPDAADAIAAARMDLADARVEAGDPESALEDYRLAATETDDSVLRARAEYGVALVHARAQRWADAREAFASTVDIAPRSDWAAEALFKLGQFHARTDDPKASQEAFATMFERFPDHRSAAEALRGEARAWRQMNRFDEALERYHRILEEFPDIEDGADVLSNIAYCHHELGRYEVAIAAYQRVMPLLDEEGQAYAQFWVADSLARMGRHEEAATEFLRIPYLYPSQGQLPVTAQLKAGEAYEMVPDPEAARRLYERVLARYGPNSQWGGEAQRRLDRLAEGDRGSR, encoded by the coding sequence GTGAAGCGACCGCATGTCCTCGTCCCGGGGACGGCCCGGATCCTCGTCGGTGTGTTCGTCGCGATCCTCGCGATGGGATCGCCGGTCCCGGCCCAGGACGCCGGGGCGGACGCCGATCGCGATTGGCGATTCATCGAGAAGCTCGAGGAGGACGGCATGGCCGACCTGGCCGTCCGTCAGCTCGAGGAGTTCGCCGGGGACCATCCCGACGATCCGCGGGCTTCCTTCGCGTTGCTGCGAGCAGCCGAGGGCCGTCGGGAACTCGGCCAGACGGTGGCGGCGAACGAACTCTTCGAGCGGCTGCTCCGCGAGTACCCCTCCAGCGAGGCAGCGCCGTCGGCGGCGTTGCAGCGGGCCGATCTGCTGACCGCAGCGCAGCGTTTCGACGAGGCGGCCGAGGCCTATCGATCGCTGTTGTCGGCCTATCCGGCGGCGGACGAGGTCGAGGCGGCGCGCCTCGGGCTGGCCGAAGCGCTCATGGCCACCGGCGACGACGCGGAGGCGCGTCGCCTGCTCGGACGGTTGATCGGCGGGCGTGCCGCGGACGACGTGGGTTCGCGCGCGCTCTTCGATCTGGCGCTGCTCGATCAGCGGGCCGGAGCCGACTCGCTGGCGATCGAACGCTTCGACGCGATCCACGAGCGGTACCCCGGGCGGCCCATCGCCGCCTTCGGTCTCTTGCGAGCGGCTGGCTTGTTGGAGGAGCGCGAGGCGGACTCCGCCGCGCGCACCCGGTACGAACGCCTGCTCGACGGCTTCGGCGAGCCCGTCGTCCGCGCGCGCGCCCATCTGGGTCTGGCCGCCCTGGTCGAGGACGACGACCCGACACGTGCGATGCAGCACTACCGGGCGGTGGCGGAGGAGGGCGGCGGAGCCGCGGACGTCCAGACCGCACTGCTCGGTCTGGCGCGGTCGGCTCTGGCCGCCGGCGAACCCGAGACCGTGCGCGAGGCGACCACCGCCTTCGTCGAGAAGTATCCCGATGCGCCCGGTGCCGATCGGGCGCGCCTGCTCCGTCTGCGTTCCGATCGGGCGGAAGGGCGCGAGGGGGCCGTCGACGCCCTGTTGGCGCTCGGACGAGAGGCCCGCGGTGAGGTCGCGGTCGACGCGCTCGCCCTGGCTGCCGACCTGCTCGAGGAGCGGGGCGACGTCGAGGGGGCGTTGCAGGCCTGGCGGCAGGCCGAGATCGTCGCGCCCGATCCGGCCACCCGCAGCCGCGCGCTCCTGGCCCGGGCACGGCTCTCGGTGGCCCGTGGGCGCCCTTCGTTGGCCGCCGATCTCGCCCTGGCCGCTCATGCCACGGCCGAGCAGTCCGACACGCGGGCCGAAGCCCTGCTGCGGGCCGTCGAGGCCCGCATGGCCGCCGATCGGGACCAGGAGGCGATCGACCTCGCCCACCAGCTCGTGACCGAACACCCGATCACCCCGTGGGCGAGCCGGGCGCGTGTCCACCTGCGCGTCCTCGTGCGTCGGGTGCAGGCCGATCCGACCGGGGCCGCCCTCGAGCTGGTCGACCTCGCCTCGACGGTGCCCGAGGATCCGGTCGACCGGGCCATCGACATCGCCACCGTGCTGCGCGATCGCCTGGACCGCTCCGACGTGGCCGTCACCACACTCGAGGCGGCGCTGGACGACGCGCGCACGCCCCGGCAGCGCGCCCGTCTCGAGATCCAGATCGCCGCGGCCCACCGGCAGCGGGCCCTGGAACTCGGGGTGGACGGTCGCGGCGACGAGGCGCGACGAGCCCTGGACGCCGCGCGAGCGGCCCTGACCGAGGCTGCGGCCCGGACCGCTGCCGAGGAGCAGGCGCGGCGGGCTCGGCTCCAGCTGGTGGCGCTCGACCTGGCGTCGGGGGCACGACCCGACGCACCCTGGCTCTTCGATCCCGACTCGATGCCCCTGCTCGGGGCCGTCGGCGAGGCCGAACGTGTCGATCTGGGCTCGGCGGATTTCGATCCGGCCCGCCGTCGTCTCACCGCGGCCCTCGAGGGTGCGCAGGGTGCCGACCGTGCGTGGATCGCGTGGCGTCTGGCCGAGTTGTCGACCGATCCCGTGGCGGACCGCGTGGCCCGCCTGCGCGAGGAACTGGACGGTCAGGTGCCGCAGGGTCTCGAGCCGGCCCTCCGCGCCGCGCTGGGGTACCTGCTGCTCGAGGCCGGCGAGACGACGGCGGCGGCCCGGGAATTCTCGCGGGTGATCGACCGTGCTCCGAACGGCGCGCTCGCCATGTCGGTCCGGTACGGGTTGGCCGAGGCCCAGCGGGCCGAGAAGCGCTACGCGCAGGCCGGGGAACTGTACGCGGAATTCGCCACGGCCCATCCGCGGACGCAGAAGGGTCAGCGTGCCCTGCTGCTCGCGGGAGACTGTGCGCTCTACGCCGGTCGCTCCGACGAGGCCGTCGCGCGGTATCGGCATCTACTGGAGCGCTACCCGGGCTCGGTCTACGAGGACGACGCCCTGTATCGTCTGGGAACCGCTCTGCAGCGTGCCGGTCGGACGGAAGCGGCCCGCGAACCGTTGCTGACCCTCGTCGAGTCCGACACCGGCTACCGTGGTCGTGCGCTGGCGCGCCTGGGTGCGCTCGAGCGGGATCGCGGGGATCTCGACGCGGCAGCCGAGGCCTACGTCCGGCTCGTCGAGTCCGACCCCGAGCGTGCGGCGGGGGAAGGGGCCTGGCGGGCCCTGGCCTCCGTCGAACTGGAACGCGGGAATCCCGACGAGGCCCTGCGCCGCCTGGACGAAGCGGCAGATCGTCTCGAGCCGGACGCGGTGTCACTGACTCTCAGGGTGGAGGCGGCCGCGGCGGCCGGCCGGCTCGAGGCGGCGGCGTCGGCGCTGCAGAGTCTGAGTCGTGGCTTCCCCGATGCGGCCGACGCGATCGCGGCCGCCCGCATGGACCTCGCCGACGCCCGGGTGGAGGCCGGCGACCCCGAGTCCGCCCTCGAGGACTATCGCCTCGCTGCCACCGAGACCGACGACTCCGTGCTGCGGGCTCGCGCGGAGTACGGGGTGGCCCTGGTCCACGCCCGCGCCCAGCGCTGGGCCGATGCCCGGGAGGCCTTCGCGTCCACCGTCGACATCGCTCCGCGCAGCGATTGGGCGGCCGAAGCCCTGTTCAAGCTCGGACAGTTCCACGCGAGGACGGACGATCCGAAGGCGTCGCAGGAAGCCTTCGCCACGATGTTCGAGCGCTTCCCCGACCACCGGTCGGCAGCCGAGGCGCTCCGTGGCGAAGCGCGCGCGTGGCGTCAGATGAACCGCTTCGACGAAGCGCTCGAACGCTACCACCGGATCCTCGAGGAGTTCCCGGACATCGAGGACGGGGCCGACGTCCTCAGCAACATCGCCTACTGCCACCACGAACTGGGGCGGTACGAGGTGGCGATCGCGGCCTACCAGCGCGTGATGCCCCTGCTCGACGAAGAGGGGCAGGCCTACGCCCAGTTCTGGGTCGCGGATTCCCTGGCCCGCATGGGCCGGCACGAGGAGGCCGCCACGGAGTTCCTGCGCATACCGTATCTGTATCCTTCGCAGGGACAGCTGCCGGTGACGGCCCAGCTGAAGGCTGGCGAGGCCTACGAGATGGTGCCCGACCCGGAGGCGGCACGGAGACTCTACGAACGCGTGCTCGCCCGGTACGGGCCGAACAGCCAGTGGGGGGGCGAGGCGCAGCGCCGTCTCGACCGCCTGGCGGAAGGTGATCGTGGCAGCCGATGA
- the asnS gene encoding asparagine--tRNA ligase yields MAIEHLHTWIQDIGQHDGEEVTLRGWVQKNRVLKKLVFCVLRDGTGICQGVVTRAEVDDALWERAVSLNQEAAVEMRGVVRADARAPGGYEMQVRELDVLADAIDYPITPKEHGPDFLLDRRHLWLRSSKQHALLQVRNTIKMAIHDFFQGEGFTHVDAPIFTPNAVEGTTTLFETEYFGQKAYLTQSGQLYMEAAAAAVGKAYCFGPTFRAEKSKTRRHLTEFWMVEPEVAFADLDDMMSLAERFMVYVVGRALEKHRDLLEGVFERDLARLEKVQSPFPRVHYTEAVRMLNEDLDHPFEWGGDFGSPDETKLAEQFDRPFVVHRFPAAIKAFYMEKDPDDEKLSLSMDVLAPEGYGEIIGGGQRAANLDYLEEQIDRHGLPREAFEWYLDLRRYGTFPHAGFGLGLERLVTYVAGINHLRETIPFPRQIHRLGP; encoded by the coding sequence ATGGCCATCGAACACCTGCACACCTGGATCCAAGACATCGGCCAGCACGACGGCGAAGAGGTCACCCTCCGGGGCTGGGTGCAGAAGAATCGCGTGCTGAAGAAGCTCGTCTTCTGCGTTCTGCGTGACGGCACGGGGATCTGTCAGGGCGTGGTGACCCGGGCCGAGGTCGACGACGCGTTGTGGGAGCGGGCCGTCTCGCTGAACCAGGAAGCGGCGGTGGAGATGCGCGGCGTCGTCCGCGCCGACGCGCGCGCTCCGGGCGGCTACGAGATGCAGGTTCGCGAACTCGACGTGCTGGCCGACGCGATCGACTACCCGATCACGCCCAAGGAACACGGCCCGGACTTCCTGCTCGACCGTCGTCATCTGTGGTTGCGCAGCAGCAAGCAGCACGCCCTGCTGCAGGTGCGCAACACGATCAAGATGGCGATCCACGACTTCTTCCAGGGCGAGGGCTTCACGCACGTCGACGCGCCGATCTTCACGCCGAACGCGGTGGAGGGGACCACGACGCTGTTCGAGACCGAGTACTTCGGGCAGAAGGCCTATCTGACCCAGAGCGGGCAGCTGTACATGGAGGCCGCGGCGGCGGCGGTGGGCAAGGCCTACTGCTTCGGCCCGACCTTCCGGGCGGAGAAGAGCAAGACCCGCCGGCACCTCACCGAGTTCTGGATGGTCGAGCCCGAGGTCGCCTTCGCCGATCTCGACGACATGATGTCGCTCGCCGAGCGCTTCATGGTGTACGTGGTCGGGCGCGCGCTCGAGAAGCACCGCGACCTGCTCGAGGGAGTCTTCGAGCGCGACCTCGCTCGCCTGGAGAAGGTGCAGTCGCCCTTCCCGCGGGTGCACTACACCGAGGCCGTGCGCATGCTGAACGAGGACCTCGACCATCCCTTCGAGTGGGGAGGCGACTTCGGTTCGCCCGACGAGACGAAGCTGGCCGAGCAGTTCGACCGTCCCTTCGTCGTGCACCGCTTCCCCGCGGCGATCAAGGCCTTCTACATGGAGAAGGATCCCGACGACGAGAAACTCTCGCTGTCGATGGACGTGCTCGCCCCCGAGGGCTACGGCGAGATCATCGGTGGCGGGCAGCGCGCCGCGAACCTGGATTACCTCGAGGAACAGATCGACCGTCACGGCTTGCCGCGCGAGGCCTTCGAGTGGTACCTCGACCTGCGGCGTTACGGGACCTTTCCCCACGCCGGCTTCGGACTCGGACTGGAGCGTCTGGTGACCTACGTGGCGGGCATCAACCACCTGCGCGAGACGATCCCGTTCCCCCGTCAGATCCATCGCCTCGGACCCTGA